Proteins from a genomic interval of Kitasatospora herbaricolor:
- a CDS encoding ABC transporter permease subunit gives MPGTLDLAVDLALAGLAVGSAAALSGVGLVVTHRATGVLNLAQGAQATATAYLLRELVVVRNWPPVPAAAFCLLVAAPALGVLLDLAVFRPLRRRDAGPAEGMVAGIGVFVLLIGVIVLIWGTTPFGDAPALVPATVVARPGGHPLRLDTVVRLAVVLALAGGVGLVERCTAFGARLRAVVDDRGLARLAGIDADRISAAGWAFGSFTAGLVGVLLAPLLLLDPYGLPLLVMATMAVAVAARLRSLPVAVATGLGLGIAQSELTRLRPGGQLLPLAQAVQTNLFVVALLVAALLPWGRGQEGPGLATRGAPGRRGSSAARTACAVLLLLPLGFRPEDLRHALLVPALALVLLSLVVVTGYGGQVSLGQAGYAGLGALGTALLMSGRVPGVPALPALPALLLAVAATVPLGLLTGWPAIRRRGLALALVTFAVGTALSRLVFDQPYATTGLTVSRLGLPADDQGFYLVELVLLGSGLLLVRVLHRGRPGRALTAMRDHQAGASAAGVDVPRLKLLVFMAGAGLAALGGGLTALAEQAFDATAFDPVQGLLWFATVVVAGADSAAGAVLAAALLTGLDAGTLPGVSAVVVGALATAIGRLPGGLAGLARRLADRPAPGLTPLGDRLRRRIAERPR, from the coding sequence GTGCCCGGCACCCTGGACCTCGCCGTCGACCTGGCCCTGGCCGGGCTGGCCGTGGGCAGCGCCGCCGCGCTGAGCGGGGTCGGGCTGGTGGTCACCCACCGGGCGACCGGGGTGCTCAACCTCGCCCAGGGCGCCCAGGCGACGGCCACCGCCTACCTGCTGCGCGAACTGGTCGTGGTACGGAACTGGCCGCCGGTCCCCGCCGCCGCCTTCTGCCTGCTCGTCGCCGCGCCCGCGCTCGGTGTCCTGCTCGACCTGGCGGTCTTCCGGCCGCTGCGCCGCCGGGACGCGGGGCCGGCCGAGGGCATGGTCGCCGGGATCGGCGTGTTCGTGCTGCTGATCGGCGTCATCGTGCTGATCTGGGGCACCACCCCGTTCGGGGACGCGCCCGCGCTCGTCCCGGCCACCGTGGTCGCCCGGCCGGGCGGGCACCCGCTGCGGCTGGACACCGTCGTCCGACTCGCCGTCGTCCTGGCCCTGGCCGGCGGGGTCGGCCTGGTCGAGCGGTGCACCGCCTTCGGGGCCCGGCTCCGCGCGGTCGTGGACGACCGCGGCCTGGCCCGGCTGGCCGGCATCGACGCCGACCGGATCTCCGCCGCCGGCTGGGCCTTCGGCTCCTTCACCGCCGGCCTGGTCGGTGTCCTGCTGGCGCCGTTGCTGCTGCTCGACCCGTACGGGCTGCCGCTGCTCGTGATGGCGACCATGGCGGTGGCCGTCGCCGCCCGGCTGCGGAGCCTGCCGGTCGCGGTCGCCACCGGGCTGGGGCTCGGCATCGCCCAGAGCGAGCTCACCCGGCTGCGGCCCGGCGGCCAACTTCTGCCGCTCGCCCAGGCCGTGCAGACCAACCTCTTCGTGGTCGCCCTGCTGGTCGCGGCCCTGCTGCCGTGGGGCCGCGGTCAGGAAGGGCCGGGACTCGCCACCCGCGGCGCGCCCGGCCGACGGGGCTCGTCCGCCGCCCGGACGGCCTGCGCGGTCCTCCTGCTGCTGCCACTGGGCTTCCGTCCGGAGGACCTGCGGCACGCCCTGCTGGTGCCGGCGCTGGCGCTGGTGCTGCTCTCCCTGGTGGTGGTGACCGGGTACGGCGGCCAGGTGTCGCTCGGCCAGGCCGGGTACGCGGGGCTCGGCGCGCTCGGCACGGCGCTGCTGATGTCCGGCAGGGTTCCGGGCGTTCCCGCGCTGCCCGCCCTCCCGGCGCTCTTGCTGGCGGTGGCCGCGACGGTACCGCTGGGCCTGCTCACCGGGTGGCCGGCCATCCGCCGCCGCGGCCTGGCCCTCGCCCTGGTCACCTTCGCGGTGGGGACGGCGCTCAGCCGGCTGGTCTTCGACCAGCCCTACGCCACCACCGGCCTGACGGTCTCCCGGCTCGGGCTGCCCGCCGACGACCAGGGCTTCTACCTGGTCGAACTGGTGCTGCTCGGGTCCGGCCTGCTGCTGGTCCGCGTCCTGCACCGGGGCCGGCCGGGCCGCGCCCTGACCGCGATGCGCGACCACCAGGCCGGCGCCTCGGCCGCCGGGGTCGACGTGCCGAGGCTCAAGCTGCTGGTCTTCATGGCCGGCGCCGGCCTGGCCGCACTCGGCGGCGGGCTGACGGCGCTGGCGGAGCAGGCCTTCGACGCCACCGCCTTCGACCCGGTCCAGGGCCTGCTGTGGTTCGCCACCGTGGTGGTCGCCGGGGCGGACAGCGCGGCCGGCGCCGTGCTCGCCGCCGCCCTGCTCACCGGGCTGGACGCCGGCACCCTGCCAGGCGTCTCCGCCGTGGTGGTCGGGGCGCTCGCGACGGCGATCGGCCGGCTGCCGGGCGGCCTGGCCGGCCTCGCCCGGCGGCTCGCCGACCGCCCCGCGCCCGGCCTCACCCCGCTCGGCGACCGGCTGCGGCGGCGGATCGCGGAGCGGCCGCGGTGA
- a CDS encoding ABC transporter ATP-binding protein, protein MSAGLTARGLVRGFGGIRAVDGVDLAAPPGRITALVGPNGAGKSTLFDCLAGAARPDAGRVLLAGRDITRLPDHARARLGLARTFQQVAAFPGLTVAQNVRVGAEQGRGGAARALPGLPAPGRAAARSAARAATDRALHLLDLDPVRDWPADRLPPGALRLLELARALAAAPRVLLLDEPAAGLDLAQTARLAAVLRALTAEGMALLLVEHDVELVSRLADTVYVMAAGRVVARGPTREVLADPRVAAAWGEP, encoded by the coding sequence GTGAGCGCCGGTCTGACCGCACGCGGCCTGGTCCGCGGCTTCGGCGGCATCCGGGCCGTCGACGGGGTGGACCTCGCCGCCCCGCCGGGCCGGATCACCGCGCTGGTCGGGCCGAACGGCGCCGGCAAGAGCACCCTCTTCGACTGCCTCGCCGGCGCCGCCCGTCCGGACGCCGGACGGGTCCTGCTCGCCGGCCGCGACATCACCCGCCTGCCCGACCACGCCCGCGCCCGCCTCGGCCTCGCCCGCACCTTCCAGCAGGTCGCCGCCTTTCCGGGGCTGACGGTCGCGCAGAACGTCCGGGTGGGGGCCGAACAGGGCCGCGGCGGCGCCGCCCGAGCCCTGCCCGGCCTGCCCGCTCCCGGACGCGCCGCAGCCCGCTCCGCCGCCCGAGCCGCCACCGACCGGGCGCTGCACCTGCTGGACCTCGACCCGGTCCGGGACTGGCCGGCCGACCGCCTCCCGCCCGGTGCGCTACGGCTGCTCGAACTGGCCCGGGCGCTGGCCGCGGCCCCGCGGGTGCTCCTGCTGGACGAGCCGGCCGCCGGGCTCGACCTGGCCCAGACCGCCCGGCTGGCCGCCGTCCTGCGCGCCCTGACGGCCGAGGGGATGGCGCTGCTGCTGGTCGAGCACGACGTCGAACTGGTCTCCCGGCTCGCCGACACCGTGTACGTGATGGCCGCCGGGCGGGTGGTGGCCCGGGGTCCCACCCGGGAGGTGCTCGCCGACCCGCGGGTGGCGGCCGCCTGGGGCGAGCCGTGA